A genomic stretch from Mesoplodon densirostris isolate mMesDen1 chromosome 3, mMesDen1 primary haplotype, whole genome shotgun sequence includes:
- the RACK1 gene encoding small ribosomal subunit protein RACK1, whose protein sequence is MTEQMTLRGTLKGHNGWVTQIATTPQFPDMILSASRDKTIIMWKLTRDETNYGIPQRALRGHSHFVSDVVISSDGQFALSGSWDGTLRLWDLTTGTTTRRFVGHTKDVLSVAFSSDNRQIVSGSRDKTIKLWNTLGVCKYTVQDESHSEWVSCVRFSPNSSNPIIVSCGWDKLVKVWNLANCKLKTNHIGHTGYLNTVTVSPDGSLCASGGKDGQAMLWDLNEGKHLYTLDGGDIINALCFSPNRYWLCAATGPSIKIWDLEGKIIVDELKQEVISTSSKAEPPQCTSLAWSADGQTLFAGYTDNLVRVWQVTIGTR, encoded by the exons ATGACTGAACAGATGACCCTTCGTGGCACCCTCAAGGGCCACAACGGCTGGGTGACCCAGATCGCTACCACTCCCCAGTTCCCGGACATGATACTGTCAGCCTCTCGAG ACAAGACCATCATCATGTGGAAGCTGACCAGAGATGAGACCAACTACGGTATCCCACAGCGTGCTCTTCGGGGTCACTCCCACTTTGTTAGTGACGTGGTCATCTCCTCAGATGGCCAGTTTGCCCTCTCAGGCTCCTGGGATGGAACCCTTCGCCTCTGGGATCTCACAAC GGGCACCACCACGCGCCGATTTGTAGGCCATACCAAGGATGTGCTGAGTGTGGCCTTCTCTTCTGACAACCGGCAAATTGTCTCTGGCTCCCGAGATAAAACCATCAAGCTATGGAATACTCTGGGTGTATGCAAATATACTGTCCAG GATGAGAGCCACTCAGAGTGGGTGTCTTGCGTCCGCTTCTCGCCCAACAGCAGCAATCCCATTATTGTCTCCTGTGGCTGGGACAAGCTGGTCAAG GTATGGAACTTGGCAAACTGTAAGCTGAAGACCAATCACATTGGCCACACAGGCTACCTGAACACTGTGACCGTCTCTCCAGATGGATCCCTCTGTGCTTCTGGAGGCAAG GATGGCCAGGCCATGTTGTGGGACCTCAATGAAGGCAAGCACCTTTACACGCTAGATGGTGGGGACATCATCAATGCCCTGTGCTTCAGTCCCAACCGCTACTGGCTCTGTGCTGCTACAGGCCCTAGCATCAAGATCTGG GACTTGGAGGGCAAAATCATTGTAGATGAACTGAAGCAAGAAGTTATCAGTACCAGCAGCAAGGCAGAGCCGCCTCAATGTACCTCTCTGGCCTGGTCGGCTGATGGCCAG ACTCTGTTTGCTGGCTACACAGACAACCTGGTGCGAGTGTGGCAGGTGACCATCGGCACCCGCTAA